The Miltoncostaea oceani genome includes a region encoding these proteins:
- the rpsR gene encoding 30S ribosomal protein S18, translating to MAKPRGRARSKTKGRKGGAPAQRKRRPQLAAEEIDWKNYPSLRRFVSERGKIRSRRITGLSRRQQTLVAKSVKRARTMGLLIYPDQDRKVRH from the coding sequence ATGGCCAAGCCACGAGGCCGAGCGAGATCGAAGACCAAGGGCCGCAAGGGCGGTGCCCCCGCCCAGCGCAAGCGCCGTCCGCAGCTCGCCGCCGAGGAGATCGACTGGAAGAACTACCCGTCGCTGCGACGGTTCGTCAGCGAGCGCGGGAAGATCCGGTCGCGTCGCATCACCGGGCTGTCGCGCCGCCAGCAGACGCTGGTCGCGAAGTCCGTGAAGCGCGCCCGCACGATGGGCCTGCTGATCTACCCCGACCAGGACCGCAAGGTACGCCACTAG
- a CDS encoding CsbD family protein, translated as MTDSGKAKELGGKAKEALGAVRGDEEQKAEGRQDQSEGKARQAGEKVKDALGDLKDAVKRS; from the coding sequence ATGACGGACTCAGGCAAGGCCAAGGAGCTCGGCGGCAAGGCCAAGGAGGCGCTCGGCGCCGTCCGTGGCGACGAGGAGCAGAAGGCCGAGGGCCGTCAGGACCAGTCCGAGGGCAAGGCCCGCCAGGCCGGCGAGAAGGTCAAGGACGCCCTCGGGGACCTCAAGGACGCCGTCAAGCGCTCGTAG
- the lysS gene encoding lysine--tRNA ligase codes for MIGERRAKAEALRAAGVDPFPPRFPGRREIADVRAEHEALEAGETGDVPVRVAGRLTGRRGQGKVAFLDIEDRSGRIQLWAARDRIGDDAMAALLDLDLGDIVGADGPVARTRRGELSVAVDATTMLAKSLRPPPDKHAGLRDPETRFRQRYLDLMADADVRASFITRSKAIATVRRYLDERGFLEVETPTLQPIYGGAAARPFVTHHNALDRDLYLRIATELYLKRCLVGGLEKVYELGKDFRNEGVSHKHNPEFTMVETYEAFADYRDVMDMLEGMVAAVATAATGGTTVPWKGGEIDFAPPWRRIDFRDGLREASGIDVRVHTDEASLRTAMRAAGLDAPDDTPWAKLVDALLTQTLEPTLIQPTILHDYPLELSPFAKRHTDDPAVVERFEAFAGGMEIANAFTELNDPDDQRERFAMAARDRDAGDDEAQPMDEDFLAALEHGMPPTGGLGMGIDRLVMLLTDRHTIREVVLFPAMRS; via the coding sequence CTGATCGGGGAGCGCCGGGCGAAGGCCGAGGCGCTGCGCGCCGCGGGCGTCGACCCCTTCCCGCCGCGGTTCCCGGGCCGCCGCGAGATCGCCGACGTGCGCGCCGAGCACGAGGCGCTCGAGGCCGGGGAGACGGGGGACGTGCCGGTGCGCGTCGCCGGTCGCCTGACCGGGCGCCGCGGGCAGGGCAAGGTCGCGTTCCTCGACATCGAGGACCGCTCCGGGCGCATCCAGCTCTGGGCCGCGCGCGACCGCATCGGCGACGACGCGATGGCGGCGCTCCTCGACCTCGACCTCGGCGACATCGTCGGCGCCGACGGGCCGGTGGCCCGCACCCGGCGCGGCGAGCTGAGCGTGGCGGTCGACGCGACCACGATGCTCGCCAAGTCGCTCCGCCCGCCCCCCGACAAGCACGCCGGCCTGCGCGACCCCGAGACCCGCTTCCGCCAGCGGTACCTCGACCTGATGGCCGACGCCGACGTGCGCGCCTCGTTCATCACCCGCTCGAAGGCGATCGCCACCGTCCGGCGCTACCTCGACGAGCGGGGCTTCCTCGAGGTCGAGACGCCGACGCTGCAGCCGATCTACGGCGGCGCCGCGGCCCGGCCGTTCGTCACCCACCACAACGCCCTCGACCGCGACCTCTACCTGCGGATCGCCACCGAGCTCTACCTCAAGCGCTGCCTCGTCGGCGGCCTCGAGAAGGTCTACGAGCTCGGCAAGGACTTCCGCAACGAGGGCGTCAGCCACAAGCACAACCCCGAGTTCACGATGGTGGAGACCTACGAGGCCTTCGCCGACTACCGCGACGTGATGGACATGCTCGAGGGCATGGTCGCCGCGGTCGCGACCGCCGCGACCGGTGGCACCACCGTCCCCTGGAAGGGCGGGGAGATCGACTTCGCGCCGCCGTGGCGCCGCATCGACTTCCGCGACGGCCTCCGTGAGGCGAGCGGCATCGACGTCCGGGTGCACACCGACGAGGCGTCGCTGCGCACCGCGATGCGGGCCGCCGGCCTGGACGCGCCCGACGACACGCCCTGGGCGAAGCTCGTCGACGCGCTCCTCACCCAGACCCTCGAGCCGACCCTGATCCAGCCGACGATCCTCCACGACTACCCGCTCGAGCTCTCGCCCTTCGCCAAGCGCCACACCGACGACCCCGCCGTCGTCGAGCGGTTCGAGGCGTTCGCCGGGGGCATGGAGATCGCGAACGCCTTCACGGAGCTGAACGACCCCGACGACCAGCGCGAGCGCTTCGCGATGGCCGCCCGGGACCGCGACGCCGGCGACGACGAGGCCCAGCCGATGGACGAGGACTTCCTCGCGGCGCTGGAGCACGGCATGCCGCCCACCGGCGGGCTCGGCATGGGGATCGACCGTCTCGTGATGCTCCTCACCGACCGCCACACGATCCGCGAGGTCGTGCTCTTCCCCGCCATGCGGAGCTGA
- the greA gene encoding transcription elongation factor GreA, with product MDREVILTEEGFAKLKDEIEYLSTTKRREVAERIKEAREFGDISENSEYDDAKNEQAQLFYRIQTLEQKLRNARVVDTEHLSTDTVSIGARVTLKDVKSKTTREYSIVGSAEADPKNQRLSNESPVGKALLGKKKGEKVTIPAPRGALQYQIVDIQAGDHGH from the coding sequence ATGGACCGCGAAGTGATCCTGACGGAAGAGGGCTTTGCCAAGCTCAAGGACGAGATCGAGTACCTCTCGACGACGAAGCGTCGCGAGGTGGCCGAGCGCATCAAGGAGGCCCGCGAGTTCGGTGACATCTCCGAGAACTCGGAGTACGACGACGCGAAGAACGAGCAGGCGCAGCTCTTCTACCGCATCCAGACGCTCGAGCAGAAGCTGCGCAACGCCCGCGTCGTGGACACGGAGCACCTGTCGACCGACACGGTCTCCATCGGGGCGCGCGTCACGCTGAAGGACGTCAAGAGCAAGACGACGCGCGAGTACTCGATCGTCGGCTCGGCCGAGGCCGACCCCAAGAACCAGCGCCTCTCCAACGAGAGCCCCGTCGGGAAGGCCCTCCTCGGCAAGAAGAAGGGCGAGAAGGTCACGATCCCGGCGCCGCGCGGCGCGCTCCAGTACCAGATCGTGGACATCCAGGCGGGCGACCACGGGCACTGA
- a CDS encoding tRNA dihydrouridine synthase: MSAVLAGRAAAPPPAPVAPPADWPVREPVEIGGLRLENRLVQAPLAGIANWAFRSQSRRHGAGFTVSEMIASFGIRYANRKTLGMLQIAPGEHPVGVQVFGADVDAMVEAARAVEAAGADLVDINMGCPVPKICKTGAGAALLADPEAAARIVEAMVRAVDVPVTVKMRRGLTPGTSVPLETARRFEAAGAAAICLHPRAAAEEYGGHADHRITAEVVEAVGIPVIASGDIATPEDARRVLDTTGCAAIAVGRAALGNPWVFGEILSGVPRARPTLAEVVEEMALFAGDARLALGDGRVVGFMRKFYPWYLAGQDVGHGVLGEMLTAPTVEGALDRLRPLVDASAAA; this comes from the coding sequence ATGAGCGCCGTCCTGGCGGGGCGCGCCGCCGCCCCGCCGCCCGCCCCGGTCGCGCCGCCCGCCGACTGGCCCGTCCGCGAGCCCGTCGAGATCGGCGGGCTGCGGCTCGAGAACCGGCTCGTGCAGGCGCCGCTCGCGGGCATCGCCAACTGGGCGTTCCGCAGCCAGTCCCGCCGCCACGGGGCCGGCTTCACGGTGTCGGAGATGATCGCGAGCTTCGGCATCCGCTACGCCAACCGCAAGACGCTCGGGATGCTGCAGATCGCGCCGGGGGAGCACCCCGTCGGCGTCCAGGTGTTCGGCGCCGACGTCGACGCCATGGTCGAGGCCGCCCGCGCGGTCGAGGCCGCGGGCGCCGACCTCGTCGACATCAACATGGGCTGCCCCGTCCCCAAGATCTGCAAGACGGGCGCCGGCGCCGCCCTGCTCGCCGACCCGGAGGCCGCCGCCCGCATCGTCGAGGCGATGGTCCGCGCCGTCGACGTCCCCGTCACGGTCAAGATGCGCCGCGGCCTCACCCCCGGCACGTCCGTCCCGCTGGAGACCGCGCGCCGCTTCGAGGCGGCCGGCGCCGCCGCGATCTGCCTGCACCCGCGGGCCGCTGCCGAGGAGTACGGCGGGCACGCCGACCACCGCATCACCGCCGAGGTGGTCGAGGCCGTCGGCATCCCCGTCATCGCCAGCGGCGACATCGCCACGCCCGAGGACGCGCGCCGGGTGCTCGACACCACCGGCTGCGCCGCGATCGCCGTCGGGCGCGCCGCCCTCGGCAACCCGTGGGTCTTCGGCGAGATCCTCTCCGGGGTCCCCCGCGCGCGGCCGACGCTCGCCGAGGTCGTGGAGGAGATGGCCCTCTTCGCCGGCGACGCGCGCCTCGCGCTCGGCGACGGCCGGGTCGTCGGCTTCATGCGCAAGTTCTACCCCTGGTACCTCGCGGGGCAGGACGTCGGCCACGGCGTGCTCGGCGAGATGCTCACCGCGCCGACCGTCGAGGGCGCCCTCGACCGCCTGCGGCCGCTCGTGGACGCCTCCGCGGCCGCTTGA